Proteins encoded in a region of the Triticum dicoccoides isolate Atlit2015 ecotype Zavitan chromosome 3A, WEW_v2.0, whole genome shotgun sequence genome:
- the LOC119270372 gene encoding probable methyltransferase PMT9: protein MEHYERHCPPAPRRLNCLIPLPAGYLVPIRWPRSRDEVWRANLPHTHLASEKSAQGWMVENGDKISFPGVGTRFHPGAHKYIVHLAQMLEFPYGKLNNQGNIRNVLDIGCGVATFGAYLLDLDIIAMSIAPNDVHENQIQFALERGIPSTLGVLATRRLPYPSRSFELAHCSRCRIDWLQRGGLLLLEVDRLLRPGGYFVYSSPEAYAPDPLNRKIWRQMSNLARRMCWRIASRKDQTVIWVKPLANWCYMKRLPGALPPMCGHGDDPDAAWNVLMKACITPYSKRVNKFKGSELLPWPQRLTAPPPRLEEIGISSKNFSEDSEIWHSRVVLYWKLMKTEIQKDSFRNVMDMNANLGGFAASLRKKDVWVMNVVPFMESGKLKIIYDRGLIGTIHNWCESFSTYPRTYDLLHAWLLFSEMVNEGCSLEDLLIEMDRIMRPHGYAIIRDKASVVNYIKKLLPALRWDDWSSEMKPKNDALSSGDDERVLIVRKKLWDQALQPL from the exons ATGGAGCACTACGAGCGCCACTGcccgcccgcgccccgccgcctcaacTGCCTCATCCCCCTACCCGCCGGCTACCTG GTGCCCATCAGGTGGCCGAGGAGCCGGGACGAGGTGTGGAGGGCAAATCTACCCCACACGCACCTTGCCTCGGAGAAGTCAGCCCAGGGGTGGATGGTGGAGAACGGCGACAAGATCAGCTTCCCTGGTGTGGGCACCCGCTTTCACCCCGGCGCCCACAAGTACATTGTGCACCTTGCACAG ATGCTGGAGTTTCCTTATGGCAAGCTCAACAACCAAGGCAACATCAGGAATGTGCTCGATATTGGCTGCGGGGTTGCTACCTTCGGGGCCTACCTTCTTGATCTAGATATAATCGCAATGTCAATTGCTCCCAACGATGTGCATGAGAACCAAATTCAGTTCGCCCTTGAGAGGGGGATACCATCAACCCTTGGCGTGCTGGCTACAAGGAGGCTGCCATATCCGAGCCGCTCATTCGAGCTGGCGCATTGCTCCCGTTGTCGAATTGACTGGTTGCAGAGGGGTGGGCTCTTGCTGCTGGAAGTGGATAGGCTTTTGAGGCCTGGAGGCTACTTTGTTTATTCTTCACCAGAGGCTTATGCTCCCGATCCATTGAACAGGAAGATATGGAGGCAGATGAGCAATCTCGCTCGGAGGATGTGTTggaggattgcttcaaggaaggacCAGACAGTGATATGGGTCAAACCATTGGCAAATTGGTGCTATATGAAGAGATTGCCTGGAGCACTTCCTCCCATGTGTGGCCATGGTGATGACCCAGATGCTGCTTGGAATGTCCTCATGAAAGCATGCATAACTCCCTACTCCAAGA GAGTGAACAAGTTTAAAGGAAGCGAACTGCTTCCCTGGCCACAAAGGCTCACAGCACCACCCCCTCGCCTGGAAGAGATCGGAATCAGTTCAAAGAATTTTTCTGAAGACAGC GAAATTTGGCATTCTAGAGTTGTTCTCTACTGGAAACTTATGAAAACTGAGATACAGAAGGATTCCTTTAGGAATGTTATGGATATGAATGCTAACCTTGGTGGGTTTGCAGCATCACTGAGGAAAAAGGATGTCTGGGTAATGAATGTAGTCCCTTTCATGGAATCTGGAAAACTGAAGATCATATATGATCGTGGTTTAATTGGGACAATCCATAATTG GTGCGAGTCATTCTCGACCTACCCTCGTACCTACGACCTCCTTCACGCCTGGCTGCTGTTCTCTGAGATGGTAAATGAGGGCTGCAGCCTGGAGGATCTGCTGATCGAGATGGACCGCATCATGAGGCCTCATGGGTACGCCATTATCAGAGACAAAGCTTCTGTGGTAAACTACATCAAGAAGCTTCTACCGGCGCTGAGATGGGATGACTGGTCCTCTGAGATGAAACCGAAGAATGACGCACTTTCGTCAGGTGACGATGAAAGAGTCCTGATCGTGAGGAAAAAGCTATGGGATCAGGCACTGCAGCCTTTgtag
- the LOC119273038 gene encoding protein FAR1-RELATED SEQUENCE 6-like: MDDGTVGVQESSDMCISSDDDGIKQQNERCAELEHEHSEAQPDALVAEPELGMAFDTENEVREYYIKYAKAKGFGVTRRSSHSDDNGQLKYLTLSCSRYGKTQSKSRNMLKPNPTAGIGCKAKINIARGPDGKLHLSTAILDHNHTLSPQKSRLFRCNKKLDFHVKRRLELNDRAGIRVNKNFNSFVVAADGHDSLTFGEKNCRNFLEKTRRLKLGSGDAEAVCDYFVKMQSANPNFFSVMDVDDESRLRNVFWADARSRAVYESFHDVITFDTTYLMNKYDMPFACFVGVNHHGHSVLLGCALLSNEDTATFVWLFQAWLTCMSNRRPKAIITDQAKAIQNGVEEVFPKSRYRWCLWHIMKKIPEKLGGYDEYDHIKVAIGNAVYDSLTITEFEVAWMHMLEKYCLADNEWLKGLYEHRHRWVPAFVKDAFWAGMSTTQRSESMNAFFDGYVNAKTTLKHFVTQYENALRDKVEKENIADFNSFYSTIPCITRFDIEKQFQSAYTNSKFKEFQEELTDIMYCDRKLIQKQGAIATYEITEDVLIDKEKGWRKDIVYHVYFNEEEFEVKCSCRRFEFRGILCRHILCVLTHMKIKEVPPQYIHDRWKKNVKRKHNFIRCTYGGMEDTPVAKRFDRLCESFYPIAEIGAMSDASCNSLTEKLHALKIEYSSNSISENDKNQVGTQEDAPSDGKTTSKTIRSPIPVRCAGRPPSLRKESKVDKLIRQANDKKKKAEQRDKKKAEQEKKKAEQRDKKKAEQEKKKAEQKAHSTNLNNKRCNNKRKQPEDDIVQQDVTDYASQEGVYLQGGASSSIPEGSFEVGTTTGNINPTPTAAIPYGGSSTMVMPPILEEYTSMLFQVQQGSTPMSGPTELHFDGTGGLNNTTDQS, translated from the exons ATGGATGATGGAACGGTTGGTGTTCAAGAATCAAGTGACATGTGTATTTCAAGCGATGATGATGGCATTAAGCAACAAAATGAACGCTGCGCAGAACTTGAACATGAACATAGCGAAGCTCAACCAGATGCATTAGTTGCAGAACCTGAATTGGGGATGGCCTTTGACACCGAGAATGAGGTgcgagagtattacatcaaatatgctAAAGCAAAAGGCTTTGGTGTGACGAGAAGAAGTTCACACAGTGATGATAATGGGCAACTGAAGTACCTTACACTTTCTTGCTCTCGCTATGGTAAGACTCAATCGAAGTCAAGAAATATGTTGAAGCCAAATCCTACAGCCGGGATAGGATGTAAAGCTAAAATTAATATTGCACGTGGTCCGGATGGGAAGCTTCATCTTTCAACGGCGATTTTGGATCATAATCACACATTGAGTCCACAAAAATCTCGGTTATTCAGATGCAATAAAAAGTTAGATTTCCATGTCAAGAGAAGGCTTGAGCTGAATGACCGCGCTGGAATACGAGTAAACAAGAATTTTAATTCATTTGTTGTGGCAGCAGATGGTCATGACAGCCTGACTTTTGGTGAGAAAAATTGTCGCAATTTTCTAGAGAAAACTAGAAGGTTAAAACTTGGTAGCGGTGATGCTGAAGCGGTTTGCGACTATTTTGTCAAAATGCAATCTGCCAATCCAAATTTTTTTAGTGTCATGGATGTTGATGATGAATCCCGACTTAGGAATGTTTTTTGGGCTGATGCCAGAAGTAGAGCAGTGTATGAGTCTTTTCATGATGTCATTACTTTTGACACGACATATTTGATGAACAAATATGATATGCCTTTTGCTTGTTTTGTTGGTGTGAATCATCATGGCCATTCAGTGCTACTTGGGTGTGCTTTATTATCAAATGAAGATACTGCAACATTTGTCTGGTTATTTCAAGCATGGCTTACATGTATGTCAAACCGTCGACCAAAAGCAATTATAACTGATCAAGCAAAAGCAATTCAGAATGGTGTGGAAGAAGTTTTCCCGAAATCTCGATACAGATGGTGCTTATGGCACATAATGAAGAAGATACCCGAGAAGTTGGGTGGGTATGATGAATATGATCACATAAAGGTTGCCATTGGCAACGCAGTTTATGATTCATTGACAATTACAGAGTTTGAAGTTGCTTGGATGCATATGCTTGAGAAGTATTGTCTTGCTGATAATGAATGGCTCAAAGGGCTTTATGAACATCGACACCGCTGGGTTCCAGCATTTGTGAAAGATGCCTTCTGGGCAggtatgtctactacacaacgcAGTGAGAGTATGAATGCCTTCTTTGATGGATATGTTAATGCAAAAACTACATTGAAGCATTTTGTTACCCAATATGAGAATGCTCTTCGTGATAAAGTTGAGAAGGAGAATATTGCTGATTTTAATTCCTTCTATTCAACTATACCTTGTATCACACGCTTTGACATCGAGAAGCAATTTCAGTCGGCCTATACAAAttcgaagttcaaagaatttcaagaaGAGCTAACAGACATTATGTACTGTGATCGAAAGTTAATACAAAAGCAAGGGGCAATAGCAACATATGAAATAACCGAGGATGTGTTAATTGACAAGGAAAAAGGATGGAGAAAAGATATTGTGTACCATGTATATTTCAATGAGGAAGAGTTTGAAGTTAAGTGTTCATGTCGCCGCTTTGAGTTCAGAGGTATTCTCTGTAGGCATATATTATGTGTGCTCACTCACATGAAAATAAAGGAGGTTCCTCCACAATACATCCATGATCGGTGGAAAAAGAATGTGAAAAGAAAGCATAACTTTATCAGATGCACATATGGCGGCATGGAAGACACACCTGTTGCAAAACGCTTTGATAGATTGTGTGAATCTTTCTACCCAATTGCGGAGATAGGCGCCATGTCAGATGCTTCATGCAATTCTTTGACTGAAAAGCTTCACGCTCTCAAAATTGAGTACTCTAGCAACTCAATTTCTGAAAATGACAAGAATCAGGTTGGCACACAGGAAGATGCGCCATCGGATGGGAAGACAACAAGTAAAACTATTCGAAGTCCAATACCTGTTAGATGTGCTGGACGTCCTCCTTCATTGAGAAAGGAATCGAAGGTTGATAAGCTTATTCGTCAAGCAAACGATAAGAAGAAGAAAGCTGAACAAAGGGACAAGAAAAAAGCAGAACAGGAGAAAAAGAAAGCTGAACAAAGGGACAAGAAAAAGGCAGAACAGGAGAAGAAGAAAGCTGAACAGAAG GCTCACTCCACAAATTTAAACAACAAAAGGTGCAATAATAAAAGAAAACAACCAGAGGATGATATTGTACAACAAGATGTTACGGATTATGCG AGTCAGGAAGGTGTTTATTTGCAAGGTGGAGCTTCTAGTAGCATACCTGAG GGATCATTTGAGGTGGGCACTACCACTGGCAACATAAATCCAACACCAACAGCTGCAATACCATATGGAGGTTCATCGACAATGGTTATGCCCCCAATTCTAGAAGAATATACAAGCATGTTGTTTCAAGTTCAGCAAGGATCGACTCCAATGTCCGGTCCTACAGAATTACACTTTGATGGAACTGGAGGGCTGAACAATACGACGGACCAGAGTTAA